The sequence CGGCTCCAGGGTCTCAACACCGGCGGCTTCATCTCCGGCTATCGCGGTTCCCCGCTCGGCATGTACGACCACGCGCTGTGGCGCGCGAAGGCGCACCTCCAGCAGCACGACATCGCCTTCGTTCCCGGCCTGAATGAGGATCTCGCGGCGACCGCAGTCTGGGGCAGCCAGCAGGTCGGCCTGTTTCCCGGCGCCAAGGTCGATGGCGTGTTCGGCATCTGGTATGGCAAGGGCCCTGGCGTCGACCGCTCCGTCGACGCGCTCAAGCACGCCAACGCGGCCGGCACTTCGCTCAATGGCGGCGTGCTGGCGCTCGCAGGCGACGACCATGGCTGCCAATCCTCGACGCTGGCGCACCAGAGCGAGCAGGTGTTCGCGGCCGCGCTGATCCCTGTGATCAATCCAGCGACGCTCCAGGATTACCTCGATCTCGGCCTCTACGGCTTCGCGCTGTCGCGCTTCTCCGGCTGCTGGGTCGGCTTCAAGGCGATCAGCGAGACCGTCGAGAGTTCGGCCTCGATTGACAGCGATCCCGAGCGTATCCAGATCAGGCTGCCCGACGATTTCGAGATGCCGCCCGGCGGCCTCAACATCCGCTGGCCCGATCCGCCGCTGGAGGCGGAGAAGCGCCTGTTCGGCCCGAAGATGGCGGCGGTGCAGGCTTTTGCCCGCGCCAACCAGCTCGATCGCATCGTGCTCGATTCCAAGCCGGCACGACTCGGCATCGTCGCGACCGGCAAGGCCTATCTCGATCTGCGGCAGGCGCTCGCCGATTTGGGGATCACCGACAAGGACGCACAGGACCTCGGCCTTCGCATCTACAAGGTCGCGCTGACCTGGCCGCTGGAGGAAAGCGGCGCCAGGCGTTTCGCCGAAGGCCTTCAGGACGTGCTGGTGGTCGAGGAGAAGCGCGGCTTCATCGAAGACCAGCTGATGCGCATCCTCTACAACATCGATGCGTCGAGGCGCCCGACCGTCACGGGCAAGCGCGACGAGCGCGGCGCGCCGCTGCTGCCGAGCGAGGGCGAGCTGACGCCGACCATCGTCGCGGGCGCGCTGGTGGCGCGCTTGCGCAAGCTCGGGCACCACAGCCCGGTGCTGGAGCAGCGCCTCGCCCGGCTCGAGGCTTTCGACAATCCCGTCACCACCAGCGCGCCGATCAAGCTCGCGCGCACGCCGTTCTTCTGCTCGGGCTGCCCACACAATTCCTCGACGCGCGTGCCGGAAGGCAGCCGCGCCATGGCCGGCATCGGCTGCCACGGCATGGCCCTGAGCATGCCGACACGCCGCACCGATCTGATCTCGCATATGGGTGCCGAGGGCGTGAACTGGATTGGCCAGTCGCCCTTCACCACCGAGAAGCACATCTTCCAGAATCTCGGCGACGGCACCTACACGCATTCAGGCTTGCTGGCGTTGCGCGCCGCTTCGGCGGCGGGCATCAATATCACCTACAAGATCCTCTACAACGACGCCGTCGCGATGACTGGCGGCCAGCCGGCTGAAGGCGCCTTCAACGTCGCGCAGATCGCGCATCAGGTCTGGGCCGAGGGCGTCAAGCGGCTTGCGATCGTCTCCGACGATCCCAGCAAATATCCTGAAAGCAACTACTTCCCGCAAGGCGCCACTATCCATCACCGCCGCGAGCTCGATGCCGTGCAGCGCGAGCTGCGCGACATCACGGGCCTCACCGTCGTGATCTACGACCAGACCTGCGCCGCGGAAAAGCGCCGCCGCCGCAAGCGCGGGCTCTATCCCGATCCCGCCAAGCGCGCCTTCATCAACGATCTGGTCTGCGAAGGCTGCGGCGATTGCTCGCAGGCTTCCAACTGCGTCTCGGTGCAGCCGCTGGAGACCGAGTTCGGCCGCAAGCGCCAGATCGACCAGTCGAACTGCAACAAGGACTTTTCCTGCGTCGAGGGGTTTTGCCCGAGCTTCGTCACCGTGCATGGCGGCACCCTCAAGCGCATGAAGACCTCGGCGGTGGATTCCGGCCAATTGTTCGCCGACCTGCCGCTGCCGCCGGCGCGTGAGCTGGATGGCCCCTACAACATTCTCGTCACCGGTATCGGCGGCACCGGCGTGATCACCATCGGCGCCCTGCTCGGCATGGCCGCCCACGTCGACGGCCGCGGCTGCTCGGCGCTGGATTTCACCGGCCTGTCGCAGAAGAATGGCGCGGTGATGAGCCACGTCCGCATCGCGCCGAAGCCGGAGGATATTTCTGCCGTCCGCATCACCACCGGCGGCGCCGACGTCATCCTCGGCTGCGACATGATCGTCTCGGCCGGCCCCACCGCGCTCAGCCGCGCCGAGCGTGGCGTGACCAAGGCCTATGTCAACGCCGACCTGCAGCCGACCGCAAGCTTCGTGCAGAATCCGGATCTCGATTTCGAGATGGGCACGATGCAGACCGTGCTGCGTGACGCCGTCGGCGACAAGAACCTCGACATCATCGACGCCACCGGCATGGCCGCCGCGCTGATGGGCGACAGCATCGCGACCAATCCCTTCATGCTCGGCTTCGCGTTCCAGAAAGGCGCGATCCCGCTATCGCTGGAGGCGCTGCTCCGCGCCATCGAGATCAACGGCGCCGCAATCGAGATGAACAAGCTCGCCTTCACCTGGGGCCGCCTCGCCGCCCACGACATGTCGCGGGTGCGCAGCGTGCTCCAGTTCAAGAGCCGGGCGTCGGCGTCGACAAAGTCGCTCGACGACGTCATCGCGACCCGGGCGGAGTTTCTGACCAGTTATCAAGACCAGGCCTATGCGGACCGCTATCTCGCGGCCGTTGCCAAGGTGCGCAAGGCGGAAGCCGCCGCCTCACCTGCATCCACTGAGCTGACCGAGGCGGCGGCGAAAAATCTGTTCAAGCTGATGTCCTACAAGGACGAATACGAGGTCGCGCGGCTCTACACCGACGGCAGCTTTGCAAAGAAAGTGTCCGAGAAGTTCGACGGCGACTTCACGCTGAAGTATCACCTGGCACCGCCGATCTTCGCGAAGCGAGACAAGACGACGGGACGGCTTCAGAAGCAGGAGTTCGGCGGCTGGATGATCCACGCCTTCCGCGTGCTCGCCAAGCTGAAGTTCCTGCGCGGCGGCGCGTTCGATCCGTTCGGCCGCACCGAGGAGCGCCGGACCGAGCGGAAGCTGGTCGCGGATTACCTTGACATGATCGATCAGCGGATGACCGGGCTGACGGCGGAGCAGATTCCGCTGCTGGTGAGGCTTGCGCGCGTGCCGGAAACGATCCGAGGCTTCGGCCACGTCAAGGGGGCCAACGTCAAGCTGGCGGCCGCCGAGAAGGCGCGGCTGGAGGCCGAGCTCGAGAACAGCCGCTTTGCGGCGGCGGCGGAGTAAGGCAATCCGCCACCACACTCGGTGTCATCGCCCGGCTTGACCGGGCGATCCAGTACGCCGAGACGGGTGTGATTGAGCCGAGAAGCCGCGGAGTCTGGGTGCCCCGGTCAAGCCGGGGGCATGACGGCGATGGCGATGGCTAGACTGACGTAGTCGCGGCGCTCGCCCCTGCCACCGTCCCCTCCGCCAGATGCCGTCCTGCGATGTAGCCGAATGTCAGCGCCGGCCCCAGTGTGATCCCCGGCCCCGGATAATTGCCGTTCATGATCGAGCCCATGTCGTTGCCGCAGGCATAGAGGCCCGCGATCGGCGTGCCGTCGTCGCGCAGCACGCGGGCCTGGGCATCGACCTTCAGGCCGATCGCGGTGCCGAGATCTGCCGGATAGATGCGCATCGCAAGGAACGGCGCGTGGAGGATTGGCGCAACGCACGGGTTGGGCTTGTGGGCGGCGTCGCCGAGGTGCCGCTGGTAGATGGTGCTGCCGCGGCCGAATTCGGGATCGCGGCCCTCCTTCGCGCCTTCGTTGTAGCTCGCAATCGTCGCCGAAAGCACCGAAGGTTTGATGCCGAGCTTTGCCGCCAACTGCGCGATATCGGGAGCCTCGATCAACTCGCCGCTCGCCACATAGCGCCGGACACTGCGCGTGAACGGCTTGATGCGGCCGAGGCCGTAAGCCCATAAGAACGCGCGATCGCAGATCAAGTAGAATGGCCGGTCCGGCTCGCCATGGGCATCGCAGCATCGCAAGCACGAACTCGTGGTAGGACAGCGCCTCGTTGACGAAGCGACGGCCGGCGGCGTTGACTGCGATCACGCCGGGCTTGGCGCGGTCGGTCACCGTATGCGGGAAGATACCGCGGCTACCGTCGGCGCGGCGGAACAGCGAGGCCGGCACCCAATAGGCCGGGCTCGTCGCCTCCGTGTTGAGTGCGGCACCGGCCGTGGCGGCGAGCCGAAGCCCGTCGCCCGTGCTCGATGCATTGGTCGCCGAGACAAATCCTGCGGCCGGTGGAAAGAAGCGTTTGCGCAAAGCCGCGTCATGCGAGAAGCCGCCCGTTGCCAGCACCACGCCACGGCGCGCGGAGATCTCGCGGTTGCGGGCGCCGTGGCGGAGGACGACGCCCGCGACCCGTTCGCCTTGCATCGATAAATCCTCGACGTGAGCGCTGAACAGGATTTCGGCCTGCCGCGCCAGCAGCGAGGCATAGAGCCGCGCCGCGAGCGCATTGCCGAGATGCAGCGTCGTGCCGCGCGGGCTGCGCAGCCGCTGCAAGGCGTATTGGGAAACCAGGCGGGCCGCGCGCAGGGTCGAACGCAGCGACTTTCCGACCCGTCGCAGATGCGGGATGTCGAGGCGATTGACCATCATCCCGCCGAACAGCGTGAACTCCGGTAGCGGCGGCCGCAATCGCGCAAAGCTTCTGCCCAGCCGCGTGGCATCGAACGCGACCGGCTCCAGCACACGCCCGCCTGATGTCGCGCCCAGCCGCTCCGGATAATAGTCCGGATAGACCTTCACCGGCTGGAGCCGCAGTTCAGTGTTGGCTTCGAGCCAGGCGATCGCCTCCGGCCCTCGGGCAAGGAAGGCGGCGCGCAGACCGGCATTGGCAGGCTCGGGCACCGTGCTCGACAGATAGCGGGCGGCATCCGTGATGGTGTCGGAGAGCCCGGCCTCTTTCATCTTGGCATTGGCGGGAATCCAGACCATGCCGCCGGACCACGCCGTGGTGCCGCCGACGAAGCCGGTCTTCTCGATCACCAGCACGCGCAGGCCTTCGGCTGCGGCGACGGCTGCTGCTGTCATGCCACCGGCACCGGCGCCGATGACAATGACGTCGTAGGTCTCGTGCGCCGGCATCATGCGGCAAGGTCCTGATGAGGCATGACACCGTCATACCCCGCCCGCCGTCCCGCAGCTAGCGGGTGGGCTTGCGCTCGATCGGGTCGATATCGATCGCCCGCAGGCGGCCGAGCCGCAGCACGTCCATGGCGAGGCGCCGGCCGATCCGGTCGCGGTCGAGCACCCGGATCAGATCATCGACGCCGTTGATATCGACGCCGTCGAGCCTGATCACGACGTCGCCGGGCAACAGGCCCGCCTTCGCCGCAGGTCCATCCGGCTCGATCTGCATCAGCAGCGCGCCCATGTTGTTCTCGACGCCGGCCAGCACCGCGTGCCGCCGCGGCACCGGCGCGGTCTGCCCGGCAACGCCGATATAGGCGCGGCGGACATAGCCGTGACGGATGATCTCTGACAGCACGAATTGCGCGGTGTTGCTGGCGACAGCAAAGCAGATGCCTTGCGCACCATTGATGATGGCGGTGTTGATGCCGATCACCTCGGCATTCGACGACACCAGCGGCCCGCCGGAATTGCCGGGGTTGAGCGCGGCATCGGTCTGGATCACGTCCTCGATGGTCCGGCCGCTGACCGAGCGGATCGAGCGTCCGAGCGCCGAGACCACGCCGGCCGTGACGGTCGATTCGAAGCCTAGCGGATTGCCGATCGCGATCACGAGCTGGCCGCGCCGCAAGGTTTTGGAATTGCCGAGCGCCGCATAAGGCAGATCGCGCGCGCCATTGGCGCGCAGCAGCGCCAGATCCGTGTCGGGATCGACGCCGAGCACCCGGGCGTCGCCGACATGGCCTTCGACATCGCGCAGCCGGATCTCCCTGGCCGCGCCGACCACATGGCTGTTGGTGAGCACGAGCCCATCCGGCGAGATCACGATGCCGGAGCCGAGGCCGCCGCGCTCGCGGCCGTTCGGCAGCTTCGGCCCGGTCTCGACGCGCACGACCGCAGGTCCGACGCGGCCGGTGACGTCGATCACGGCATTGGAATAAGCGTCGAGCAGCGCCCGGTCATCGACCGGGACAGCCGGCTGCGTTCGCGATGACGCGACGTCATCGACGATATCTGAAGTGAAATCCAGCATGGCAAGAGTCCTTGAGGCTCACACAGATGGTGGTCTGCTCCTGCCGGCGCAAGGGATCCGTCTGGGATGCAGGGCTGGACTGCCCAGATGGCTAGGGCGCACGCCGCAGCGTCCCGCCTCTCGCCTTGACCGGATCGAGCAGCGACCAATCGCCGTCCGGGAGGACATGGCCCTTGGGGAACGGCGCGCGCAGCTCGAGCCCGAGCGAGCGCAGCACGCGGTCGTCGCGGTAGTAGCATTGCAGGACGACGCGAACGAGCGTGGCGGCCGGCGGGCCGCCGGAGCTTCGAAACTCCTGCGCTACCGCATCGCGCGCAGCGGGCTCGAGGTCCGCCAGCGGCGTGCCGGCCAGCCGTGCCAGATGGTCCAGCGCCGCCGCGACCAATTTGGTGTCACGTCCCAGCGTCGCCAGCATATCGGCCTGGATCGCGGGATCGTCGGCGCCGGGCATGTTGTATTCATCGCTGGCGGGAATGATCATCGCAGCAATTGTGCGGAGGTCGTCGCGCTGCCGTGGCGAGAGGGAGAATTGATCAGGCATGACTTCCTCTTGTCGAAACATTGCGGCCAAGGTGACGGTGCCCTCGCTCCCCCGCTCGCGGGGGAGGATTGGGGAGAGGGTCCTTCCACAAAGGGATTTCCCCAGAGGAGAGAGCCCTCACCTTGCGCGTTGCGCCGACCTCTCCCGCAAGCGGGAGAGGTGCACCGAACGCAGAGGTCCTTTTGCTCTGCATCATTCTCAGTCGAACAGATTCGCGAGGCGCTGCTTCATCTGGTCGGCGATGTAGAGCGCGAGGGCCTGGATGGTGGAGGTCGGGTTCACGCCGCCCGACGTGACGAAGATGCTGCCGTCGACGATGAACAGGTTCTTCACGTCATGTGTGCGCCCCCATTCATTGACCACGGAGCGTTCAGGGTCGGTGCCCATCCGCGCGGTGCCGAGCAGATGCCAGCCGCCCCAGGGGATCGGCGAGTTGACGCAGATGTCGGTCGCTCCCGCCGTCTCGAGAAACTCGCGGCCGCGCGCGAGCGCATGGTCCATCATCTTCCGGCTGTTCTCGCTGATGGTGTAGTCGATCTTCGGCGCGGGGATGCCGTGGCTGTCCTTCATGACAGGATCGAGCGTGACCTGGTTGTGCTCCTCCGGCAGGTCCTCGCAGATCGCGGAGAAGCCCAGGCGATGGCCGTTGAGCTTGCGGAAGACGCGGTGATGATCCTCGCCCCACGGCAGAATGCCCTTCTGCTCGCTGACGACGGCCTCGAACACCGGCCCGGCGCCGCGCACGAACTGGACGCCATAGCGCGCACGAAGCCGCGCGAGAGGTCGGTGTCGTACCACTCCTTGCTCCACAGACAGGTCGGCGGCGCACGGTTAGAGTCGGTCGGCTCCTTCACATAACCGTAGATCTGCGCATAGGGATGGAACATCAGATTCTTGCCGACGAGGCCGGACGAATTGGCGAGGCCGTTCGGGAAGCGGCCCGATGCCGAGTTCAGCAGCAGCCGCGGCGTGCCGACCCCGTTGCAGGCGATGATGACGACATGCGCGGGCTGGAACTGCTCGACGCCATCCTTGTCGTAATAGACCACGCCCGAGGCCATGCCGCTCTCGTCGGTGGTGATCTCGCGCACCCGGCAATGAGTACGCAGCTCGACGCCGGCGCGGATCGCATGCGGCCAATAGGTGATGTCGGTCGAGGATTTTGCGCCTTGCGCGCAGGCCGGGGTGCAATGGCCGAGATTGATGCAGCGCGCCCGGCCCTCATAGTCCATGGTCGCGACCGTCGTGTCCGACGGCCACCAGTGCCAGCCGAGCTTGTTCATGGCCTTGCCGATGATCGCGCCGGACAGGCCGAGCGGCTGCTGCGGCATCGGCGGATGCGTCAGCGGCGAGCGTGGATCGCCTGACAGGCCTGACGTCCCCATCATGCGGTCGTTCTCCTCAAAGAACGGCGTCAGGGCGTTGTAATCGATCGGCCAGTCGTCGGCGACGCCATCGAGCGTCTTCACCTTGAAATCGGAGGGATGCAGCCGCGGCCAGTGCGCGGTGTACATCACCGTCGAGCCGCCGACTGCGTTGTAGTTGACGACCTTGATGGGCGAATTGTCGTCGTTGATCGGATAGTCCTCGGGCCGGCCGCGGACGTTGGGGCTCGACGACCACTCGCCGTAGAACTTGGCCTCCCAGTCGCGGCCCGTGCTGGGATATTCCGCCGGGTTCATCCAGCCGCCCTGCTCCAGGCAGAGGATGTGCATCTTGGTCTCGGCCAGCGACCACGCCACCGCTGCGCCCGATGCGCCGGCACCGATGATCAGGACGTCCACGGGGTCTTTCATCGCAACCCTTTCCTCCCCTTCGCCGCTTCCCGGGCGATTCGGCCTTCGCAGTCCGGAAGGCTGCGCAAACGATAGGATCAGAGCGACGGCCGAGTAAAGGCGTGCGGCCGGAATGTCGCACTTCGCCGAGCGCAGACCATTGGTATCGCACCGTCCGGATGCTAGGAACGAGGCGCCAGAGCAATCGATAGCGAGACCGTATGTCCTTCCGAAATTTCTTTGCCGTTGCCCGCACTTTTGCGCTCGTTTCGTTTTTCGCGCTGTCCGGATTTCTGGTCACTGCCGGACCGGCCGGCGCGCTGACTGCGGCCGCGACGGTCCGGGACGGCAATTCCATCCAGCTCGGCGACGTGACCTATCGGCTCGACGGCGTCGACGCGCCCGAACTGGACCAGGTCTGCATCGACGACCACGCTGATCCCTGGACCTGCGGCGTCGAGGCCCGCGAGCAGCTAACCAAGCTGATCAATAAGCGCCCCGTGCGCTGTGACGACGTCGGGCCCGAAAAGCGCTTTGGCAAGCGCCACCGTGCGATCTGCACCGCGGAGGGCGACAAGACCAGCCTGAACGAGCAACTGCTCAAGCTCGGCTTTGCCATTGCGCAAGAACCGATCAAGGCGAACGTCAAGCCGGCGGCAGCCGAGGCCAGGGCCGCCTCGGCCGGGATCTGGAAAGGCTGCTTTGTTGCACCGCAAGAATTCCGCACCGGGAAAAAGGACGGTGCGCTGCTGGGCGCCGCCTGTCGCCCGGACCGCGACAAGGAAATCCGCGCCGCGCTGTTTCCCGAGGATTTGACGATGCCGCCGAGCTGCAGCATCAAGGGCAAGCTTGCCGTGCGCGCACGCGTCACTGGCAATATCGGCATCTATCATCTGCGGGGCTGCCCGAGCTACCCGGCGACAACCAAGCCCGACCGCTGGTTCTGCTCAGAGGACGACGCCCAAGCGGCCGGCTTCCGCAAGGCCTATAATTGCCGCCGGCCAAAGTGAACAAGTGGTTCACGCAGCCGTGAGTGGTAGACCGAGACAGTATTGATCCGGAATTGAACTCTATCGAGAGTTGCGGCACTTATAAACGTGCGCACGCGCCTTGCGCGAGCGCTTCCTTGGCAGATGATCCTCACCGGATTGTCTTTGCTCGGGCGTTTCCTCCCTAGACTTGGGCCGCTTGTCACAACAAGCGGCTCTTCTTTTTTGTGCAGCGCTGAAGGCAAATTGGCGGAGGCGTGGAAACCATCGCCCGCGCTACTGGCGCATCATGATCTGATCCATCGGCGGCATGTTCTGGTTGAGATGCCCCATGAT comes from Bradyrhizobium diazoefficiens and encodes:
- a CDS encoding indolepyruvate ferredoxin oxidoreductase family protein, coding for MTLMQVELDDKYRLESKRIFLSGTQALVRLPMLQRERDRLQGLNTGGFISGYRGSPLGMYDHALWRAKAHLQQHDIAFVPGLNEDLAATAVWGSQQVGLFPGAKVDGVFGIWYGKGPGVDRSVDALKHANAAGTSLNGGVLALAGDDHGCQSSTLAHQSEQVFAAALIPVINPATLQDYLDLGLYGFALSRFSGCWVGFKAISETVESSASIDSDPERIQIRLPDDFEMPPGGLNIRWPDPPLEAEKRLFGPKMAAVQAFARANQLDRIVLDSKPARLGIVATGKAYLDLRQALADLGITDKDAQDLGLRIYKVALTWPLEESGARRFAEGLQDVLVVEEKRGFIEDQLMRILYNIDASRRPTVTGKRDERGAPLLPSEGELTPTIVAGALVARLRKLGHHSPVLEQRLARLEAFDNPVTTSAPIKLARTPFFCSGCPHNSSTRVPEGSRAMAGIGCHGMALSMPTRRTDLISHMGAEGVNWIGQSPFTTEKHIFQNLGDGTYTHSGLLALRAASAAGINITYKILYNDAVAMTGGQPAEGAFNVAQIAHQVWAEGVKRLAIVSDDPSKYPESNYFPQGATIHHRRELDAVQRELRDITGLTVVIYDQTCAAEKRRRRKRGLYPDPAKRAFINDLVCEGCGDCSQASNCVSVQPLETEFGRKRQIDQSNCNKDFSCVEGFCPSFVTVHGGTLKRMKTSAVDSGQLFADLPLPPARELDGPYNILVTGIGGTGVITIGALLGMAAHVDGRGCSALDFTGLSQKNGAVMSHVRIAPKPEDISAVRITTGGADVILGCDMIVSAGPTALSRAERGVTKAYVNADLQPTASFVQNPDLDFEMGTMQTVLRDAVGDKNLDIIDATGMAAALMGDSIATNPFMLGFAFQKGAIPLSLEALLRAIEINGAAIEMNKLAFTWGRLAAHDMSRVRSVLQFKSRASASTKSLDDVIATRAEFLTSYQDQAYADRYLAAVAKVRKAEAAASPASTELTEAAAKNLFKLMSYKDEYEVARLYTDGSFAKKVSEKFDGDFTLKYHLAPPIFAKRDKTTGRLQKQEFGGWMIHAFRVLAKLKFLRGGAFDPFGRTEERRTERKLVADYLDMIDQRMTGLTAEQIPLLVRLARVPETIRGFGHVKGANVKLAAAEKARLEAELENSRFAAAAE
- a CDS encoding S1C family serine protease; amino-acid sequence: MLDFTSDIVDDVASSRTQPAVPVDDRALLDAYSNAVIDVTGRVGPAVVRVETGPKLPNGRERGGLGSGIVISPDGLVLTNSHVVGAAREIRLRDVEGHVGDARVLGVDPDTDLALLRANGARDLPYAALGNSKTLRRGQLVIAIGNPLGFESTVTAGVVSALGRSIRSVSGRTIEDVIQTDAALNPGNSGGPLVSSNAEVIGINTAIINGAQGICFAVASNTAQFVLSEIIRHGYVRRAYIGVAGQTAPVPRRHAVLAGVENNMGALLMQIEPDGPAAKAGLLPGDVVIRLDGVDINGVDDLIRVLDRDRIGRRLAMDVLRLGRLRAIDIDPIERKPTR
- a CDS encoding thermonuclease family protein, which encodes MSFRNFFAVARTFALVSFFALSGFLVTAGPAGALTAAATVRDGNSIQLGDVTYRLDGVDAPELDQVCIDDHADPWTCGVEAREQLTKLINKRPVRCDDVGPEKRFGKRHRAICTAEGDKTSLNEQLLKLGFAIAQEPIKANVKPAAAEARAASAGIWKGCFVAPQEFRTGKKDGALLGAACRPDRDKEIRAALFPEDLTMPPSCSIKGKLAVRARVTGNIGIYHLRGCPSYPATTKPDRWFCSEDDAQAAGFRKAYNCRRPK